The Proteiniborus ethanoligenes genome contains a region encoding:
- the rpsF gene encoding 30S ribosomal protein S6 codes for MRKYEAVLIFAPGMEEESRNNLVERFKGIIETNGSVDNIDVWGNRKLAYEINDYQEGYYVLLKFNAGSDVVDEMDRIAKITDNVIRHMIIRDEE; via the coding sequence ATGAGAAAATACGAAGCTGTTTTAATTTTTGCACCAGGCATGGAAGAGGAATCAAGAAACAACCTTGTTGAAAGATTCAAAGGCATAATTGAAACAAATGGTTCAGTTGATAACATTGATGTATGGGGAAACAGAAAGCTTGCTTACGAAATCAATGATTACCAAGAAGGCTACTATGTTTTACTAAAATTCAATGCTGGATCAGATGTTGTTGACGAAATGGATAGAATAGCAAAAATTACAGACAATGTAATTAGACATATGATTATTAGAGATGAAGAATAA
- the msrA gene encoding peptide-methionine (S)-S-oxide reductase MsrA, giving the protein MKEIILAGGCFWGVEEYISRINGVEDTRVGYANGTRKNPTYEEVCTGTTGHAEACIVKYNEEIISLEELLDKFWKVIDPTALNRQGPDVGHQYRTGIYYIDDSDLNIIQKSLEEEQKKHSRAIVTEVEPLTCFYDAEEYHQNYLKKNPGGYCHIDLDSF; this is encoded by the coding sequence ATGAAAGAAATCATTTTAGCTGGTGGATGCTTTTGGGGTGTTGAAGAGTATATATCTAGAATTAATGGAGTAGAAGATACTAGAGTTGGTTATGCTAATGGAACAAGGAAAAATCCTACTTATGAAGAGGTATGCACGGGAACTACTGGCCATGCTGAAGCATGTATTGTTAAATACAATGAAGAAATAATTTCTCTTGAAGAGCTTTTGGATAAATTTTGGAAGGTTATCGATCCTACTGCTTTAAACAGACAAGGACCAGATGTAGGTCATCAATATAGAACTGGCATTTATTATATAGATGACAGTGACTTAAATATTATACAAAAGTCTTTAGAAGAGGAGCAAAAAAAACATAGTAGAGCTATAGTTACTGAAGTAGAACCACTTACCTGCTTCTATGATGCAGAGGAGTATCATCAGAATTATTTAAAGAAAAACCCAGGAGGCTATTGTCATATAGATTTAGATTCTTTTTAA